In Virgibacillus sp. NKC19-16, a single genomic region encodes these proteins:
- a CDS encoding glycoside hydrolase family 3 protein: protein MKVKGWKRMLPLFFVFVLVLPLYGYDSSNNQDDIDWIESKIGQMTLEEKIGQLFVIHAYGETPTDPNYEETNLGNNRGGKNFKEIIENYHIGGVIYFNWSHNIGTPLDGPQVNALSNGLQEIAMDQPTSIPLFISTDQEGGTVQRVTEPGTVFPGNMAIGATRSEDYARDSAQILGKELNSLGINMNFAPTVDVNINPENPVIGVRSFGEDPDLVSDLGVAQIMGYKNENIMSSVKHFPGHGDTDVDSHYGLPIIDHDIETLHEVDLKPFKAAIDAGVESIMTAHIVVPALDDSGLPATLSKPIITDLLRGELGYDGLVITDSLDMSGANVVPPERVSVESFKAGVDVLLNPPDVEMAFNSMLEAVENGEISEARLDESVFRILQAKMRNGLFEDPYTDPDRVENIGTEEHLQTAEEIANKSITLVKNESDLLPLHTTDNVLVTGPSQAKTDLVANSLIEKGMEASSFETGTSPSPEEIDEAVDKAEEVDIVVVTSYVANTNQAQQQLVSQLEDSGKPIVVTALHNPYDIMAFPEVDAYAATYGYQDVSALALSNVLAGEINPSGELPVTIPEMYEYGHGLSYAEDPLSAANMELLVEQFEEEGEFENNQVARSLAMHLTAVSHYEQTESTEKVLKHMEGFQLLLDQQKIDELISEKAYNHLQLRATRLIDYIDN from the coding sequence ATGAAAGTAAAAGGCTGGAAAAGAATGCTGCCATTATTTTTTGTGTTTGTTTTAGTTCTGCCTCTGTATGGTTATGACAGCTCAAATAATCAGGATGACATTGACTGGATTGAAAGTAAAATAGGGCAGATGACCTTGGAGGAAAAAATTGGGCAGCTATTTGTTATCCATGCATATGGTGAGACACCTACAGACCCGAATTATGAAGAAACTAATTTAGGAAATAATCGTGGAGGAAAAAACTTCAAAGAGATCATTGAAAATTATCATATTGGTGGCGTGATATATTTTAATTGGTCCCACAATATTGGAACACCGCTTGACGGGCCACAAGTCAATGCGCTGTCGAATGGCTTGCAGGAAATCGCAATGGACCAACCGACGTCAATTCCTCTCTTTATATCAACAGATCAGGAAGGTGGGACTGTTCAGCGGGTGACAGAGCCGGGGACTGTTTTTCCTGGTAATATGGCTATTGGAGCAACAAGGTCTGAAGATTATGCTAGAGATTCAGCACAGATTTTAGGTAAGGAACTAAACAGTTTGGGAATTAACATGAATTTTGCCCCTACGGTTGATGTTAATATTAATCCGGAAAATCCGGTTATCGGCGTTCGCTCGTTTGGCGAAGATCCGGATCTGGTTTCAGATTTGGGAGTCGCTCAGATTATGGGATATAAGAATGAAAATATAATGTCTTCCGTGAAACATTTCCCAGGTCATGGTGATACGGATGTGGATTCCCATTACGGTTTGCCGATTATTGATCATGATATTGAGACATTGCATGAAGTGGACTTAAAACCTTTCAAGGCTGCTATAGACGCGGGAGTTGAATCGATAATGACCGCACATATTGTCGTCCCTGCTCTTGACGATTCAGGGTTGCCCGCCACATTATCGAAACCGATTATTACAGATTTATTGCGCGGGGAGTTGGGGTATGATGGGTTAGTTATCACGGATAGCCTAGATATGTCAGGAGCGAATGTTGTTCCGCCAGAACGTGTTTCTGTTGAATCCTTCAAGGCAGGTGTAGATGTTCTTTTAAATCCTCCAGATGTAGAGATGGCATTCAACAGCATGTTAGAAGCTGTTGAAAACGGAGAAATCAGTGAAGCAAGATTAGACGAATCAGTCTTTAGGATTTTACAAGCCAAAATGAGAAATGGATTGTTTGAAGATCCTTATACAGATCCAGATCGTGTAGAAAACATTGGCACGGAGGAACATTTACAAACAGCTGAAGAAATTGCAAACAAGAGTATTACACTTGTCAAAAATGAAAGCGACTTACTGCCTCTGCATACAACGGACAATGTTCTTGTTACCGGCCCTTCACAAGCGAAAACGGATTTAGTAGCTAATTCCCTAATTGAAAAAGGAATGGAAGCAAGCAGTTTTGAAACAGGAACAAGTCCAAGCCCTGAAGAAATTGATGAGGCAGTGGATAAAGCAGAAGAGGTTGATATCGTTGTTGTAACGTCCTATGTGGCTAATACCAACCAAGCACAGCAACAATTGGTCAGCCAGCTAGAGGATTCAGGCAAACCGATCGTTGTAACAGCGCTCCATAATCCATACGATATCATGGCATTTCCTGAAGTAGATGCTTACGCTGCCACGTACGGCTATCAAGATGTATCTGCATTAGCCCTATCAAACGTTTTAGCCGGTGAAATCAACCCATCCGGAGAGCTTCCTGTTACCATTCCGGAGATGTATGAATATGGGCATGGATTAAGTTATGCAGAGGATCCGCTAAGTGCAGCCAATATGGAATTGCTTGTTGAACAGTTTGAGGAAGAGGGCGAATTCGAAAATAACCAGGTTGCTCGTTCCCTAGCTATGCATTTGACTGCTGTAAGTCATTATGAACAAACCGAATCAACGGAAAAGGTCTTAAAACATATGGAAGGTTTTCAATTATTATTAGATCAGCAGAAAATAGATGAGCTAATTTCGGAGAAGGCATATAATCATCTTCAGCTCAGGGCAACAAGATTGATTGA
- the murQ gene encoding N-acetylmuramic acid 6-phosphate etherase gives MELSQLTTEQRNPKSMNLDQMETMEILQTINDEDKKVASAVEAVLPKVSIAVEQISNALQNGGRLFYVGAGTSGRLGVIDASECPPTFMTSSDLVQTVMAGGNDAFFQSVEGAEDSEAEGERDINARNITNKDVVVGITASGRTPYPIGALKYAKKLGCYTISLSCNDGSLISNFANCEIEVIVGPEVLTGSTRMKAATAHKMILNMISTTTMVKLGKVHENLMVDVHASNYKLIERAKRTVIEATKVSYEEAEKTLKQTNYEVKPAIVMIETGATYSRVKEAITNHNGYVREAIDHFL, from the coding sequence ATGGAATTATCCCAACTAACTACCGAACAAAGGAACCCCAAAAGTATGAATTTAGATCAAATGGAGACAATGGAAATTTTGCAAACCATTAATGATGAAGACAAGAAAGTGGCGTCAGCTGTAGAGGCTGTACTTCCCAAGGTGAGCATTGCCGTTGAGCAAATAAGCAATGCCCTTCAAAATGGTGGTCGCTTATTTTATGTTGGGGCAGGAACAAGTGGCAGATTGGGTGTGATCGATGCTTCAGAATGTCCACCCACATTTATGACATCATCAGATTTGGTGCAGACAGTTATGGCAGGAGGAAATGATGCTTTCTTTCAGTCAGTGGAAGGTGCCGAGGATTCAGAAGCAGAAGGCGAACGTGATATTAATGCAAGAAATATTACAAACAAGGATGTTGTTGTCGGAATAACAGCTAGTGGGAGAACTCCTTATCCAATTGGTGCATTAAAATACGCCAAAAAGCTAGGTTGCTATACGATATCTTTATCCTGTAATGACGGCTCATTGATTAGTAATTTCGCAAATTGTGAAATTGAGGTAATTGTCGGACCGGAAGTTTTAACGGGTTCCACTCGTATGAAAGCAGCTACTGCTCATAAAATGATTCTTAACATGATTAGTACAACCACGATGGTTAAATTGGGGAAAGTCCATGAAAATTTGATGGTAGATGTACATGCAAGTAACTATAAATTGATAGAGCGAGCAAAGCGAACGGTCATCGAGGCAACAAAGGTTTCTTATGAAGAGGCTGAAAAGACACTTAAACAGACGAATTATGAAGTAAAACCTGCGATCGTTATGATCGAAACTGGGGCTACTTATTCTAGAGTGAAAGAGGCTATTACTAATCATAATGGTTATGTGAGAGAGGCAATTGATCATTTTTTATAG
- a CDS encoding exo-beta-N-acetylmuramidase NamZ family protein — MVAAVKNIEGNSQNNQTVVPGIEVFLHDHLDWIKGKQVGLITNPTGVDRHLVSDIDLLYNHPDVQLTALYGPEHGIRGNQEGGEQVESYMDERTGLPVYSLYGSTWKPSKDMLRHVDVLLFDIQDIGSNVYTYIYTLGFTMEAASEFDIEVIVLDRPNPIGGVKVEGPLRSPDTVSFMGRFLLPIRHGLTIGELATMWNHEYSMGVKLKVAKMKGWRRSMHFEDTGLPWVMTSPNIPTDESAYLYAGTELLANTTLSTGIGTTKPFELVGGTWVNGEELEKEMNDRNVTGVTFRSIYYTPMHGDHEGELVGGVQVHIIEPSTIDLVPLGLHLVDAMRNQSPDKFEMNSNYAEIIGDSAVPKMIKDKNSVDSIIDSWADELNTWIVQVRDHYLLYK, encoded by the coding sequence GTGGTAGCAGCGGTAAAGAATATAGAAGGAAACAGCCAAAACAACCAAACTGTAGTCCCTGGTATTGAAGTATTCTTACATGATCATTTAGATTGGATCAAAGGTAAACAAGTTGGATTAATAACGAACCCTACTGGTGTGGATCGTCATTTAGTAAGTGATATTGATCTATTATACAACCATCCTGATGTTCAGTTAACAGCCTTATATGGACCTGAACATGGTATACGAGGTAATCAGGAAGGAGGAGAGCAAGTAGAATCATATATGGATGAAAGAACAGGGCTGCCTGTATATAGCTTATATGGATCTACTTGGAAACCGAGCAAGGATATGCTGAGGCATGTTGATGTACTATTATTTGATATTCAGGATATCGGCTCCAATGTATATACCTATATTTATACACTTGGTTTCACTATGGAGGCAGCATCTGAATTTGATATAGAAGTCATCGTATTGGATCGTCCGAACCCAATTGGCGGCGTAAAGGTTGAAGGTCCACTTCGTTCTCCGGATACAGTAAGTTTTATGGGAAGGTTTTTATTGCCTATCCGTCACGGTTTAACCATAGGTGAACTAGCCACCATGTGGAATCATGAATATAGCATGGGAGTTAAGCTAAAAGTTGCCAAAATGAAGGGCTGGAGGCGTTCGATGCATTTTGAAGATACTGGTCTCCCTTGGGTAATGACTTCTCCTAACATACCAACAGATGAAAGTGCGTACCTTTATGCTGGTACAGAATTGCTGGCTAACACAACACTGTCTACAGGTATTGGTACGACAAAACCGTTTGAGTTAGTCGGTGGCACGTGGGTAAACGGAGAAGAATTGGAAAAAGAAATGAATGACCGTAACGTTACGGGAGTTACATTCAGATCTATTTACTATACACCAATGCATGGTGATCATGAAGGTGAGTTAGTTGGTGGAGTTCAAGTTCATATCATAGAGCCTTCAACCATTGATTTAGTTCCACTTGGTCTACATTTAGTTGATGCTATGAGAAATCAGAGTCCGGATAAGTTTGAAATGAATTCCAATTACGCCGAGATCATTGGTGATTCAGCAGTGCCTAAAATGATTAAAGACAAAAATTCAGTTGATAGCATTATCGATTCCTGGGCAGACGAATTGAACACGTGGATTGTACAAGTGCGTGATCACTATTTACTGTATAAATAA
- a CDS encoding 6-phospho-beta-glucosidase → MTKKELKIAVIGGGSSYTPELIEGFINSYYELPIRDLFLVDVEEGREKLEIVGAFAKRMVAEAGLPIRIHLTMDRKEAIRNADFVTTQIRVGLLEARARDEKIPLRYKCIGQETTGAGGFAKALRTIPVILEICKEIEELAPDSFLINFTNPAGLVTEAVIKYSNVKSIGLCNLPIGTTMKIAKMTNADVSQVDMEWVGINHLNWTTKIKVEGKDVLDEILNKMPGSEGMNMKNIPDFGWDRDLLRSLGALPCRYLRYYYMTDKMLQEERGSLQNKGTRAEVVMQIERELFELYKNPDLSHKPKQLDERGGAYYSLAAVNLITSIFNNKKDIQTVNIQNKGVLDCLNNDVSVEVNCVIDAQGAHPVQIDKQPGPQIRGLLQVVKAYEELTVEAAIKGSYDTALQALTIHPLVISADVAKQILDDILNENQHFLPQFY, encoded by the coding sequence ATGACAAAGAAAGAACTTAAAATCGCGGTGATAGGTGGTGGTTCTTCCTATACGCCAGAATTAATTGAAGGGTTTATTAATAGCTATTATGAATTACCTATTCGTGATCTCTTTTTAGTGGACGTTGAGGAAGGAAGGGAAAAGCTTGAAATTGTTGGTGCTTTTGCAAAACGCATGGTTGCAGAAGCGGGGCTACCTATACGTATCCATTTAACTATGGATCGAAAAGAGGCAATTCGAAATGCTGATTTTGTAACGACACAAATCAGAGTAGGTCTTCTAGAGGCACGTGCGCGTGATGAAAAAATTCCTTTACGCTATAAATGCATTGGTCAAGAAACAACAGGTGCGGGTGGGTTCGCTAAAGCTCTGCGTACAATTCCTGTTATTCTGGAAATTTGCAAGGAAATAGAAGAATTAGCTCCAGATTCGTTTTTGATAAATTTTACAAACCCAGCTGGACTTGTTACCGAGGCCGTTATAAAATATTCGAATGTTAAAAGTATTGGATTATGTAACCTGCCGATTGGCACAACAATGAAAATAGCAAAGATGACGAATGCTGATGTCTCTCAAGTAGACATGGAGTGGGTTGGGATAAATCACTTAAATTGGACAACAAAGATAAAAGTAGAAGGAAAAGATGTACTTGATGAAATCCTTAACAAAATGCCGGGTTCAGAAGGGATGAATATGAAAAATATCCCGGATTTTGGATGGGATCGTGATCTTTTGCGTTCACTTGGAGCCCTTCCCTGTCGTTACCTTCGTTATTACTACATGACTGATAAGATGCTTCAAGAAGAGCGGGGTTCCTTACAAAATAAGGGGACACGAGCGGAAGTGGTAATGCAAATTGAAAGGGAACTTTTTGAACTATATAAAAATCCTGATCTATCTCATAAACCGAAACAATTAGATGAGCGGGGAGGTGCCTATTACTCGTTGGCAGCCGTTAATCTGATCACCTCTATTTTTAATAATAAAAAGGACATTCAAACCGTAAATATTCAAAACAAAGGGGTATTAGATTGTTTGAATAATGATGTATCCGTAGAAGTTAACTGCGTCATTGATGCACAAGGAGCGCATCCAGTACAAATTGATAAACAACCGGGACCTCAAATTCGTGGTCTATTACAAGTGGTTAAGGCTTATGAAGAACTCACAGTAGAAGCTGCAATTAAAGGGAGTTACGACACAGCCTTACAAGCTCTAACCATTCATCCGTTAGTAATTTCTGCCGATGTTGCTAAACAAATTCTTGACGACATATTAAATGAAAACCAACATTTTCTGCCGCAGTTTTATTAG
- a CDS encoding IS4 family transposase, producing the protein MDKNTPISSFSKWISPIHFEKVFEQAENLRLDDYTKKLTTKAYIKILLFAQLHETDSLEAMSDALLDDDFQKALGFDSISASQLSRKNNEVAPSILASIFLDLVGQIRGFHKKQPNASMPLKVIDSSTLPLNLTNFKWAAFRKTKAGAKLHLKLVFMDKYTVYPEQVVITPAKEHDRNQLEVLVDDKEAMYVFDRGYVDYERFDRMTDEGYFFASRLKKNAVIREVHSFSLPSESAVLSDKMVNIGSTQNRAENVFRLVEVEDTKGNILRLITNRFDLSADEISDIYRSRWAIELFFKWLKQHVEIKHFYGMSETALQNQIYIALITYCLHVLIQLETKSNKSLLRINRWLKAALWKPAYLWLSRFDNQTVP; encoded by the coding sequence ATGGACAAGAATACACCAATATCATCGTTTAGTAAATGGATTTCACCTATCCATTTTGAAAAAGTTTTCGAACAAGCAGAAAATCTGAGACTAGATGATTACACGAAAAAGCTTACGACCAAAGCTTATATCAAAATTTTGCTTTTCGCACAGCTTCACGAAACCGATAGTTTAGAGGCAATGAGTGATGCATTACTTGATGATGACTTCCAGAAAGCGCTTGGCTTTGATTCCATTAGTGCATCCCAGCTGTCACGTAAAAATAATGAAGTAGCTCCATCGATTCTGGCTAGCATATTTTTGGATCTCGTTGGTCAGATCAGGGGATTTCACAAAAAGCAACCGAACGCTTCCATGCCATTAAAAGTCATTGATTCCAGTACGTTGCCCCTAAATCTCACAAATTTTAAATGGGCAGCGTTCCGTAAAACGAAAGCTGGCGCGAAACTTCATTTAAAGCTGGTATTCATGGATAAATATACGGTTTATCCGGAACAGGTGGTTATCACTCCAGCGAAAGAACACGACCGAAATCAATTAGAAGTTCTCGTTGATGATAAAGAAGCCATGTATGTGTTTGACCGTGGCTACGTAGATTACGAGCGCTTTGATCGAATGACAGATGAAGGATATTTCTTCGCTTCAAGACTGAAGAAAAATGCCGTCATTCGAGAAGTTCACTCTTTTTCACTACCATCAGAATCTGCGGTGTTATCCGATAAAATGGTTAATATTGGATCCACTCAGAACCGGGCGGAGAATGTATTCCGCTTGGTGGAAGTGGAGGATACGAAAGGAAATATCCTTCGTTTAATCACCAACCGATTTGATTTAAGTGCTGACGAGATCAGCGATATCTATCGTTCACGCTGGGCAATCGAGTTGTTTTTTAAATGGCTGAAACAACACGTAGAAATCAAACATTTTTATGGAATGAGTGAAACGGCATTACAAAACCAAATTTATATCGCACTCATCACCTACTGTTTACATGTACTTATTCAATTAGAAACAAAAAGTAACAAGTCGCTGCTTCGTATTAACCGCTGGTTAAAGGCAGCGTTATGGAAACCAGCCTATCTTTGGCTAAGCAGGTTTGACAACCAAACCGTTCCGTAA
- a CDS encoding N-acetylglucosamine kinase, producing the protein MVYILGVDGGNSKTYAVIVDEDGNRVGHGISSNGNHQGIGVARFLENIQIAIEQALYEAGLTADQVSFAQFGLAGADREKDFKVLRQALRTLPFENWDVVPDTLEGLRAGSNTNTGVVLVCGAGTNAAGKNKYGEAVQTGGFGYQYGDGAGGAFMAQEAFRSAMRSWEKREDQTLLTQMIPEYLGFHNMEEMYLYYLDNLNEKVPLKVTLILHHAADLGDKVAIRILKEVGWELGIAANSVIKRLGGFDRETIPIVLTGSVLQKGKSTHLLNALEETIKVVTPNHELIKLEMEPVYGSILLAMDKLNIETNKDILNKFISTSIALILYKNKN; encoded by the coding sequence ATGGTATATATACTTGGCGTAGATGGTGGAAATAGTAAAACATACGCAGTTATCGTTGACGAAGATGGAAATCGAGTGGGGCATGGTATTTCGAGTAATGGAAACCATCAAGGTATAGGTGTCGCTAGATTCTTAGAAAATATTCAAATCGCTATAGAGCAGGCGCTTTATGAGGCTGGTCTTACAGCTGATCAGGTAAGTTTTGCCCAATTTGGATTAGCTGGAGCAGATAGGGAGAAGGATTTTAAAGTTCTTCGCCAGGCCTTACGAACATTACCATTTGAAAATTGGGATGTTGTACCTGATACCTTGGAAGGTCTCCGAGCGGGAAGTAATACGAATACAGGAGTTGTACTTGTCTGCGGTGCTGGAACGAATGCTGCAGGTAAAAATAAATATGGTGAAGCGGTACAAACTGGCGGTTTTGGTTATCAGTATGGTGATGGCGCGGGTGGGGCTTTCATGGCTCAAGAAGCATTTCGATCAGCTATGCGTTCATGGGAGAAACGCGAAGATCAAACGCTTTTGACGCAAATGATCCCTGAATATTTGGGATTTCATAATATGGAGGAAATGTACCTCTATTATTTAGATAATTTAAATGAAAAAGTCCCACTGAAGGTTACGCTTATTCTCCATCATGCAGCTGATCTCGGGGATAAGGTTGCAATACGTATCCTAAAAGAAGTGGGATGGGAATTAGGAATCGCTGCTAATTCAGTTATAAAGAGGTTAGGGGGATTTGATCGTGAAACAATTCCAATTGTCCTTACAGGTTCCGTCCTTCAAAAAGGAAAAAGTACCCACCTTTTGAATGCACTTGAAGAAACGATAAAAGTTGTAACCCCCAACCATGAATTAATTAAATTAGAGATGGAACCGGTATATGGTTCGATTTTATTGGCTATGGATAAACTCAATATTGAAACGAATAAGGATATTTTAAATAAATTTATTTCCACTAGCATTGCATTAATTTTATACAAAAATAAAAATTAA
- a CDS encoding carbohydrate ABC transporter permease, with protein MAVSSVKNKKAFTTILFAITKKILLYTLLILVTLFMLGPFIWLFSTALKSGGENIFQYPPQIIPEQVTFTNFVKVMDTFPFWTYLLNSTIVTVLTVIFNVLFCSLAAYPLARMKFKGRNIIFILILSTMMIPFQLLMIPIYLLSLNLGLGNTYAGMILPHITTAFGVFLMRQAFTVVPKELDESARIDGANSFQIWFRILMPLVKPSMVTLAIFTFITAWGDFLWPLIIVSDQDMYTLPLGLNMLSSTFTSDWRLIAAGAIISMTPVIIFFLFLQRYFIAGVMKGAVKG; from the coding sequence ATGGCTGTATCATCTGTTAAAAATAAAAAAGCCTTTACAACAATTCTTTTTGCTATAACGAAAAAAATATTACTTTATACTCTATTGATATTGGTTACTTTATTTATGCTAGGTCCATTTATATGGCTTTTTTCAACAGCATTAAAATCCGGTGGTGAAAACATATTTCAATATCCTCCGCAGATAATTCCTGAACAGGTGACGTTTACTAATTTTGTTAAAGTGATGGATACCTTTCCGTTTTGGACGTATTTGCTAAACAGTACCATAGTTACTGTATTAACGGTTATTTTTAATGTCTTATTTTGCTCACTGGCCGCATACCCGCTTGCACGGATGAAGTTTAAGGGGCGTAATATCATATTTATCTTAATTCTTAGCACGATGATGATACCTTTTCAACTTTTAATGATTCCTATTTATCTCTTGTCTTTAAATCTTGGATTGGGTAATACATATGCTGGTATGATTTTGCCGCATATTACTACAGCGTTTGGCGTGTTCTTAATGCGTCAGGCATTTACTGTGGTGCCTAAGGAATTAGATGAGTCTGCACGAATTGATGGAGCAAATAGCTTTCAAATTTGGTTTCGAATACTAATGCCGCTTGTAAAGCCTTCGATGGTTACGTTGGCAATATTCACGTTTATAACTGCATGGGGTGATTTCTTGTGGCCTTTAATAATTGTAAGTGATCAAGACATGTACACCCTTCCACTTGGATTGAATATGCTCTCGAGTACATTTACGTCAGATTGGCGTTTAATTGCTGCTGGAGCTATTATTTCGATGACGCCGGTTATCATCTTCTTCCTTTTTCTTCAAAGGTATTTCATTGCCGGTGTTATGAAGGGTGCTGTCAAAGGTTAA
- a CDS encoding carbohydrate ABC transporter permease, giving the protein MKRQKLTPYLFLLPGCVILGAFIFYPMLQAIWLSLTEYNMIQDAEFIGVENYQNLFQDSLFWQTLTNTFIYLIGVVPALVIIPIFLAVLVNQKIKGIGFFRSAFFIPVVTSLVVAGIAWDWVYKEHGLLNYALEVVGIISEPIGWLTSTSTVLFAVMVVTVWKGLGYYMIIYLAGLQSIPSDLYEAAKIDGANWWQQITRITIPMLMPFILVVSIMSSISAMKVFEEIYVMTGGGPLHSSETLVFYIYTEAFDNLNMGYASAAGVILFILTLIFSLINLKVMGKKGNIT; this is encoded by the coding sequence ATGAAAAGACAAAAATTAACACCTTACTTGTTTTTGCTTCCAGGTTGTGTCATTTTAGGGGCATTTATTTTTTATCCGATGCTGCAAGCGATTTGGTTAAGTCTTACCGAATATAATATGATTCAAGACGCAGAATTTATTGGGGTAGAAAATTACCAGAACTTATTTCAAGATAGTTTATTTTGGCAAACATTGACAAATACATTTATCTATTTAATTGGCGTTGTTCCAGCACTCGTAATCATTCCTATTTTTCTAGCAGTGCTGGTAAACCAGAAAATAAAAGGTATTGGCTTCTTTCGTTCAGCCTTTTTTATACCTGTCGTGACATCGCTAGTCGTCGCAGGTATCGCATGGGACTGGGTGTATAAAGAGCATGGATTACTAAACTATGCGCTTGAAGTAGTGGGAATTATTTCGGAACCAATAGGCTGGCTGACTTCAACATCTACAGTTTTATTCGCAGTAATGGTTGTTACGGTTTGGAAGGGGTTAGGGTATTATATGATTATCTATCTAGCAGGCTTGCAATCTATTCCTTCAGATCTTTATGAAGCTGCCAAAATCGATGGAGCCAACTGGTGGCAACAAATAACTCGGATAACTATTCCGATGTTAATGCCCTTCATTCTAGTTGTATCTATTATGTCTTCGATTTCTGCAATGAAAGTATTTGAGGAAATTTACGTGATGACGGGTGGCGGGCCACTTCACAGCTCTGAAACGTTAGTCTTTTACATATATACAGAGGCGTTTGACAATTTAAATATGGGTTATGCAAGTGCAGCAGGGGTCATTTTGTTTATACTCACCCTAATTTTCTCACTTATCAATTTGAAAGTTATGGGTAAAAAAGGAAATATCACTTAG
- a CDS encoding ABC transporter substrate-binding protein, which produces MKRSRIVILLFLFVTMILLAACNGSSESSGAEDGGDDGGGEADEEITLEFWTMQLQPTFTDYINGMIADFEEENPNITINWLDVPAGDLEQKILADVAAGNAPDLVNLNPAFGGSLAELDATVNLDEALTDEEISRYVEGAWEASQLDGETYGIPWYLDTPVTLNNTEIYEAAGLDPEQPPETYEEAKEYAEIIKEETDQYGYFPSLDLSLPLQHMELMGVPLTNEDGTAAFNTPDGVEVFEYFTELYQEDLIPAESLTGDQREGTNFYQSGQVAFGVNFFIAEIQENAPDIYDATVPSAAITGDSGKTTTSVQNLVVPEQSGYQEAAVDFALFITSAENQLEFAQLTPILPSSTEALEDPYFTEPPEDADPMELVRITSAEQLPNAELVVPPMDNFNELQTVMYDAMSKAMLGESTSEEAIAEAEEEWNAVVAD; this is translated from the coding sequence ATGAAAAGAAGTCGAATAGTTATTTTGCTGTTTTTATTTGTGACAATGATTTTGCTGGCCGCTTGTAATGGTTCCTCCGAGAGCTCGGGGGCAGAGGACGGTGGAGATGATGGTGGAGGAGAGGCAGACGAGGAAATAACACTTGAATTTTGGACAATGCAGCTGCAGCCAACCTTTACGGATTATATTAATGGAATGATAGCTGATTTTGAAGAGGAAAATCCAAACATAACGATTAATTGGCTGGATGTTCCGGCAGGGGATCTGGAACAGAAAATATTAGCTGATGTAGCCGCCGGCAATGCTCCGGATCTCGTGAATTTAAATCCGGCATTTGGAGGCAGTCTGGCAGAATTAGATGCCACTGTAAATTTGGATGAAGCACTCACAGATGAGGAAATAAGTCGATATGTTGAAGGTGCATGGGAAGCAAGTCAATTAGATGGAGAGACTTATGGAATTCCATGGTATTTGGATACACCGGTAACGTTAAACAATACGGAAATTTATGAAGCTGCGGGACTTGATCCCGAGCAGCCTCCAGAAACGTATGAAGAAGCGAAGGAATATGCGGAAATAATCAAAGAGGAAACAGATCAATACGGATACTTTCCATCACTTGATCTTTCACTCCCTTTGCAACATATGGAATTAATGGGTGTTCCATTAACAAACGAAGATGGAACTGCAGCTTTTAATACCCCGGATGGTGTTGAGGTGTTTGAGTACTTTACGGAACTCTATCAAGAAGATTTGATTCCTGCTGAGTCATTGACAGGAGATCAGCGAGAAGGAACTAATTTTTACCAGTCAGGGCAAGTGGCATTTGGCGTGAATTTTTTCATAGCAGAAATTCAAGAGAACGCACCGGATATTTATGATGCCACAGTACCGTCAGCAGCGATTACTGGAGATTCAGGTAAGACAACCACGAGCGTACAGAACTTGGTTGTTCCTGAACAAAGTGGATACCAAGAAGCAGCAGTTGATTTTGCGTTGTTTATCACAAGTGCAGAAAACCAGCTTGAATTTGCACAGCTTACACCGATTCTGCCGTCTTCAACAGAAGCTCTGGAAGATCCTTATTTTACAGAGCCTCCTGAAGACGCAGATCCAATGGAGCTTGTACGAATTACTTCTGCAGAGCAATTGCCGAATGCCGAGTTAGTGGTCCCTCCAATGGACAATTTTAATGAATTGCAAACGGTGATGTATGATGCAATGTCCAAAGCAATGCTCGGTGAATCAACATCGGAAGAGGCTATTGCAGAGGCAGAAGAGGAATGGAATGCAGTTGTAGCTGACTAA